A genomic segment from Spinacia oleracea cultivar Varoflay chromosome 3, BTI_SOV_V1, whole genome shotgun sequence encodes:
- the LOC130470607 gene encoding zinc finger BED domain-containing protein DAYSLEEPER, with protein sequence MLEKFNKYWSEYVMVLAFGVIFDPRYKWEFVDFALKKVHGETEGERMSSEVLTHFAQLYREYEDPTIVRHSNWSGTGGTQSVVDDNDSDIAEFASYDYIDSSKTEIDVYLREQRMPLSCKTDVLNYWSENSVRFPVLSSMARDVLSIPITTVASESTFSMGGRILNKWRSSLKSKNVNALVTCKNWLTGYEDIEEEGASVNILIDSDDEEDT encoded by the exons ATGTTGGAAAAGTTCAACAAGTATTGGAGTGAATATGTTATGGTACTGGCATTTGGAGTTATATTTGATCCAAGATATAAGTGGGAATTTGTGGACTTTGCTTTAAAGAAGGTACATGGGGAAACAGAAGGAGAAAGGATGTCTAGTGAAGTACTAACCCACTTTGCTCAACTATATAGAGAATATGAAGACCCTACCATTGTTAGACATTCTAATTGGAGCGGTACTGGGGGCACACAATCTGTTGTTGATGATAATGATTCAGATATCGCG GAATTTGCATCTTATGATTACATTGATTCATCAAAGACTGAGATTGACGTGTATTTACGAGAGCAAAGAATGCCACTCTCATGTAAGACGGATGTGTTGAATTATTGGAGCGAAAATTCAGTTCGGTTCCCTGTACTTTCTTCCATGGCCAGAGATGTTTTATCTATTCCAATCACCACTGTTGCCTCGGAATCAACATTTAGTATGGGAGGGAGGATTTTAAACAAATGGAGAAGCTCTCTCAAATCAAAAAATGTAAATGCTTTAGTGACGTGTAAAAATTGGTTAACTGGATATGAAG ATATTGAAGAAGAAGGAGCATCCGTTAACATTCTAATTGATTCTGATGATGAAGAAGATACATAA
- the LOC110797802 gene encoding transcription factor BIM2 — translation MKSSKGNNLEDDEEYDEDFTSKKEPSSSNKDAKNNDKASAMRSKHSVTEQRRRSKINERFQILRDLIPHGDLKRDTASFLLEVIEYVQILQEKLQKYEGPYQGWSTEPTKLVPWRHNHWRVQSILGHPQTVIKNSPNSASTFSGQFDERSFSSNPSVTADGQTRVDADSGHETFRTLDQQSELVEKAATMAMPTPFPLHMPAIIQHDGDDPHLSQRPASDVLLSARCPNSCDDQQGQHKIEGGTINISSSYSHGLLMTLTQALQSSGVDLSEASISIQVDLGKRANKSLVPGISDANKEMENSASRDLNMGRVGDGSGMEELEQPHKKLKS, via the exons ATGAAGTCAAGTAAAGGCAACAATTTGGAAGATGATGAAGAATATGATGAAGATTTCACTTCTAAGAAAGAGCCCTCTTCCTCTAACAAAG ATGCAAAGAACAATGATAAGGCAAGTGCAATGCGTTCAAAGCACTCGGTGACTGAGCAACGGCGTAGGAGCAAGATTAATGAGAG ATTTCAGATATTAAGAGATTTGATACCCCATGGTGATCTGAAAAGAGATACTGCCTCTTTTCTCTTGGAG GTAATAGAGTATGTTCAAATCTTGCAAGAAAAATTGCAAAAGTATGAAGGGCCATATCAAGGATGGAGCACGGAACCCACAAAACTGGTGCCCTGG AGACACAATCATTGGCGTGTTCAAAGTATTCTTGGGCATCCTCAGACCGTAATAAAGAATAGTCCCAACTCTGCATCAACATTTTCAGGGCAATTTGATGAGAGGAGTTTCAGCTCAAATCCTAGTGTGACTGCCGATGGTCAGACTCGAGTAGATGCTGATTCTGGCCATGAAACCTTTAGAACTTTGGATCAGCAGTCGGAATTGGTTGAAAAGGCTGCAACTATGGCTATGCCCACACCATTTCCGTTGCACATGCCTGCTATTATTCAACATGATGGAGATGATCCCCATCTTTCCCAAAGACCAGCTTCAGATGTGCTATTATCCGCCCGCTGTCCCAATAGCTGTGATGATCAACAGGGGCAACATAAAATCGAAGGGGGCACTATTAATATCTCGAGTTCTTATTCTCATGG GTTGTTGATGACATTAACACAAGCACTACAAAGTTCAGGTGTGGATCTGTCTGAGGCTAGCATTTCCATACAGGTTGATCTTGGGAAGCGAGCTAATAAGAGTCTAGTTCCTGGGATATCTGATGCTAATAAG GAAATGGAGAATTCAGCTTCCCGTGATCTGAATATGGGGCGTGTTGGAGACGGGAGTGGCATGGAGGAATTGGAGCAACCgcataaaaaattgaaatcgtaa